One part of the Lycorma delicatula isolate Av1 chromosome 7, ASM4794821v1, whole genome shotgun sequence genome encodes these proteins:
- the Pstk gene encoding phosphoseryl tRNA kinase: METNLKNNKNICLILLIGIPGCGKTYLTNFLVNHLSKNMFSSNSKYFSNLCVIPVSYDDYISYHTDSNVMSWKQRRTDVFIGVEEFILYFKGYKNSLNSKLYVNNNYCTDNKDNMFIIIDDNMYYKSMRYEYYKLARKYEISFCQIYLEASLDKALEYNKKRDGVSIVPEQIIIKMNELIEKPNTSNNSWEQHSLTIPAFINFDEYLVLNQLYNIILSALESPVKDVIITSYENYEESKRITNCNLVHQVDVKLRNIIGNYIKQVKHNNSQIRYIADCVNNKRVQLLKDLKSGIFTVPPNIISLLLSSSRSDEHNKCLNNYFLDILTNDIYCDK; encoded by the coding sequence atggaaactaatttgaaaaataataaaaatatatgtttaattttattaataggtaTACCAGGATGTGGTAaaacttatttaacaaatttcttagtgaatcatctttcaaaaaatatgtttagttcaaatagtaaatatttttcaaatttatgtgtTATTCCTGTTTCTTATGATGATTATATTAGTTACCATACTGATTCCAATGTGATGAGCTGGAAGCAAAGACGTACAGACGTTTTTATTGGTGttgaagaatttatattatattttaaaggatataaaaattcactaaatagtaaattatacgttaataataattactgtactGATAATAAGGataatatgtttattatcatAGATGATAATATGTATTACAAAAGTATGCGTTATGAATATTACAAATTAGCTAGAAAATACGAAATAAGTTTTTGTCAGATTTATTTAGAAGCATCACTGGATAAAGCattggaatataataaaaaaagagatggtGTTAGTATTGTACCTgaacagattattattaaaatgaatgagCTAATTGAAAAACCTAATACCTCAAATAATAGTTGGGAACAACATAGTTTAACAATACCTGCATTTATAAACTTTGATGAATATTTAGTGTTAAAtcaattgtataatattattctatCTGCATTAGAATCACCGGTTAAAGATGTAATTATTACTAGTtatgaaaattatgaagaaagtaaaagaattacaaattgtaatttaGTTCATCAAGTAGATGTCAAATTACGTAATATAAttggtaattatataaaacaagtgaAACATAATAATTCACAGATCAGATATATAGCTGactgtgttaataataaaagagtacagttacttaaagatttaaaatctgGTATATTTACTGTACCACCTAACATTATTTCACTTCTTCTGAGTTCTAGTAGATCAGATGAACATAATAAGtgtcttaataattattttctagatatattaactaatgatatttattgtgataaataa
- the Tim9b gene encoding translocase of inner membrane 9b encodes MDYMSLRNFKDFLQQYNKITENCFLHCVNTLGERSVTSEEQKCVDLCTLKHIKVNHKVMSVYLEVQPIIMNRRIEELNQAQAAMVSADTNTNIAPVQQQPVETTQPITAQS; translated from the exons tttaaagattttttgcaacaatataataaaataactgaaaactgttttttacatTGTGTTAATACACTTGGTGAAAGATCTGTGACTTCTGAAGAG caaaAATGTGTTGATTTATGTACATTAAAGCATATAAAAGTGAACCATAAAGTGATGTCCGTGTATTTGGAAGTACAGCCAATTATAATGAATCGGAGAATAGAGGAGTTGAATCAGGCACAAGCAGCAATGGTTTCGGCTGATACTAACACAAATATAGCACCTGTTCAGCAACAACCAGTTGAAACAACTCAACCAATTACTGCACAAAGCTGA